agagagtataatgctaagcaaaataagagaaagacaagtgcCACATGATCTCGCTCATATGTACAAtttaggaagcaaaaataatgatcGAAGGATCTCTGACTGTTTTGATACCCCATTCTCCTTATTGTGCCAAATAAATACACTGCTCTAAAATTCTGGGTATCAGTTCGTGAACATTTCTGAATGGTGTCACAAAAAGATTTCCTCTGGCTTTTGTCTAAGTTTGTGATACCCAGCTTCATCCAGATCCTCAGAATTGTTTGGAACCTCTTTATCTCATTACTGTAGATATCTGTCACTCTACACATTTTCTGCACATAGCATATTGCCTTATCTCCCCATTCCCCCCTTCCCAAACCTCTTCCCCTAGATGATTGACATTATTTGTCAGTTCCTATTTTACTTTCTCCACTTTGGCACCATTGGTTATCTCCCTAAAATCatgattttctctgttttgatTTTCTCTGCTCTCTTGAATGGAACCAGTGATAGCTCAGCCCTAAACCTATGGCTTTTACTTAGTCTTCTCAATTTGATCACTGGTTAGCATATGAAAATGAGCCGTTCCTTAATTTTTTGACATTCCTATCTCCCTGATTTTTGTATATAGAAGCAGGGCTTTTAAAAGGCAGATAATAGGGGagcctgtgctgacaggtcagagcctggagcctgctttggattctgtgtctcctcctctctctgcccatcccacgctcatgctctgtctctctctctctgtctctctctgtcaaaaataaatacacattaaaaaaatgaaaaaaaataaaaggcagataatatgtaaaaatagtaGTACtagtaatataataatgatgatggcaAATActatgtatttgttcttttttggcCATGCATGTTTCCTCCATTAGCTTTCTTTTATCTGTTCATATGTTATCCTTtgagcaaatatttctttctcatgactTCAAAGTTTGAATGGCTTCTACGTTTCTGTCTCTAGCTGGGATATTTCTTGTCTGTCAATCACCATGACTTTTTACGAATAAATGGGGCAGGCTTTGGTGAATCTCTGACTACCTCCAAAACTTtggtggattttgttttgttccccccATTCTGGTCAGCAACCACCTTTCTCCCTTTCGTTTAACTTGTACACTAATGTGTAGGTTTAAATCTTGTCTCTGTAGCTATAAAACCTTGGGTAagttaatttatatatgtattaaatgttTATGTGGGTGGGatagaatatttttctgaataaactGGAATTTTCCacatttactgaaatataatgaCCTATAACATTGTGCCAGTTTatggtgtactttttttttttttttgtattcttggtTAAAGTTTATAGGAGGTATCATTGTTTTAGACCATGAGCAAACATCCATATTTTCTTGATGTAGCCAAGATAGCACTGGATTTGGAATCAGAAGACCTGGTATTTGATTTCAAACCAAGTAACTATGTTTTTAGGTAAGTTACTTTTTtgaatttgagatttttcatttataaatgaaaacaattctaTCAGATATATCCACCCCTACAGATAATTAAAAGCATCAAATGTGTGAAAGTTCTTAGTAAATATGCACcatgaaaataatgtatacttTTCCAACTCTAAGATTGCATcgttaaatattttagaaacttttaaaatatggtgaaacaaatcattttttttctgactttaacAATGGCATGGAAGATGACTACTAATTATATCGTGAAGCCTGGAAAATAGAAACTGTAAATTTCCTGATATGTTGGCTGTTACTGGAACCTGCCACCTCACTCCcagtcttccttttccttttacgTGCTGCTTCTTGTTTTCTAAAACTTCATAAAGTTAAACCATGAACCATTATAAGAGTTGAGATGAGGCTTGCCTATTCCCAAGTAGAAATTTATAGCAAGAATACCAGGCATCCTTTAGGGAGTGATTGGGAACTATGTTAATGCTTAGTTTTGAATGTGAAGAGTTCCTTTATGCATGCTGGACTTTATGGAAAAATATGgtagatgagaaaaacagaaactgaaaaatgatGGACTTGAGAAAATGGTTGTACTTCAGAGAAGTGTTATTATCTAAATAATCAGGATATCCTTGctacttattttgtattttaggaaCACGAGAACCAGAAGAAATGGTCCTTTTCCTCTTCAAACTTATATTTGAGGAGAGAAAATCTGTAATTGAAACCATTGAGGGGGcaccctgggtagctcagtgggttgagagtctcatttcggctcgggtcatgatctcccagttcgtgagttcgatccccacattgggctctgtgctgctggctctgagcccactttggatcctctgttccccctctttctctgtccctccttcgctggtgctctctgtttcaaaaagaaataaaatgttaaagaaattgaaaccaTTGAGGAATTATGATTAGTAGCAAAGGATTTGCTCTAATAAGAGAGCAGTTATTATCTCTTCTCAAAAggctttcctttcccctcttaGCTTATTAAACTCCTACTGGTTTTTCAAAACTGACAACACTTTCTGCTTTGTAAAGATGTCTCTGAATTTCACAGACTCTTGTGTGTCCTTCTTGGCCAAAAGTAGGCATCTGGAATGTCTCCTAAGATGCTATATATTGTGGCTTATTTTTAATGTGGTGAAtgattatttttgaattaaaattgaAGTTTCCTGACTTCTAGGAATAAGAGAGAAAGGACGTTTATGTAAAGTATAATTACTAGGAAAATTTTCATACAGGAAATGGAATTTTGATTTACCTTTAAGGGATGGATAGGgtttggaaatgttctttattgTAATACCCTATACATAACCACTAGCTACAGgaggctattgagcacttgaaatgtggctagtgtaaccaaggaaatagatttttaatttcactttataaCCATATGGAACTGTTTAGGACTAAGTAGATCTAGCTTTGGCATACCTCTTCTCTATGATTTTTCTAGCATATGGAGTCAGAAGCCGTATGTAGACTAGaaaatttggattctgtgtaaCTAGTTGTTTGTTCCTCACTGGActactgttttctcatttgtaaatgatTAGCATCGACTAGGTAGTCATTAATGAGCGTTGTGgggtaataatttttaatgataatttatttttgtgacagaccaatgtgagcgggggaggggcataaagaaagggagacacagattccagcACAGAGTTCGAACTCGTaaattgtgagaccatgaactgagctgtggatgcttaaccaactgagccacccagacgcctctggGGTATTTTTATGAATGATTTCACTCATCATGTACAACTgaggtgtgcacatgtgtgcatatataaatacacacattaaaggacaaggggcacctgggtggctcagtctgtggggcgtcctacttcggctcaggtcgagatctcatggctcatgagtatGAGTCCCACagctgggtctgtgctgacagcttggagcctggagcctgcttcagatactctgtctccctttctctctgcccctcccccactcacgctctgtttctctccttcaaaaataaagattaaaaaatttttttaaataaaaggaaaagctttggaatcccttttttttttctattgctaggtttttcttgctctttcctttTGGTTCCAGGTATGAGGCTTTTTGTGcatgtatctttattttaccAGTCCTTACTGTTTATTCTGCAACCTACCTCTTTTTTTTCAGATCACGTCACCTTTTAGCAGCAAATCTAAGTATTATGGGAACTAGAGGGCTGGAGATGCAGAGTTTGACACACAGGCAAGGGAATATATCTCCTACATGGCAACATTTTAGTCTCTGAAAAAAATGGGTAACAAGTAGAGAGATTCATGTAGTCACACAAAATTAGGGGTAGGGAACCATCAGACTTGGCATTTGGTCTCAGACAATTGAGATAATTGAAGTGGAAGAGatgagataagaaaaataaaagtgctaaGATTGATGGAAGGATGGGAGAGAGTCAATGGTTATGTTGTAACTGTGACATTACTGGGCATATCTTCATCCAAACTCCCAAAGCTTAGGGCTCCAATAGCTATAACCAAGGTTCACAAACTTCAGAGATTATAAAGATTCTGGACAGATAAATGGCATTGGCTTCCTTAACTTCCCTGACTACCCCATTCTCCTTGCACATCTCGGGCGAGTCCTGCTAACCATCTTTCTAGGTACTTATAGTTTCTGGGTTTCATGCAAGTACCCTGTGCCATCAACATCTATTCTGCCCTTGGTCCTGGCATACACCCAAGTCACCTCTGTATCCTATGTCTGGTTTCCTTAGCTCGCCACTACCCTGTGGGCTTAGTGTGAATTGCAAAAGTGATTGTAGGTAGTGGTATAAGACCTACTACAAGAGACATAATATGTGCCTGAGATGAGTTGAGGGTAAGAAATTAGACAACTTAAgggtcgcctgagtggctcagtcggttaagcgtcaaacttcggctcaggtcatgatctcacggttcatgagttccagccctgcatcgggctctgggctgacagttcagagcctggagcctgcttcagattctgtgtctccctctgtctgcccctctgctgcttgccctctgtctctcgcgttgtctcaaaaataaataaacgttaaaaaaaattagaaaaaaataagacaacttGAATGACTGAGGAATTAttgtataaataattaaaatattaccagtgagtggtgcctgggtggctcggtcagttaagcatctgagtttggcttaggtcttgatctcatggttggtgggttcaagtcctgcatcaggctgttTGCTGGcaccatggagtctgcttgggattctctgtctctttctgcctctcttaccaacccccccctccccccgcatccctccttctctgtctctctcttcctctctctctgctctccccctctggtgctgtctctgtctctctcagtataaatgcataaacttaaaatattaaaaaaaaagcaatagcagTGAATTCTGGCATATGCAGTCTTTACCTcttattcctttttctgtttgtgttgCACTGCaccaccttccctgcccctcccgatCCTTGCTATATACatctatgttttcatatttgcttcattttcttgtttatagGTCTGTAGTCCTGGTAGCCATTGTGTTAGGAATATTGTATGTGGAAGTGACTCAACTGCTTTAGGTGACCCCagtaaaatgcatatttaataatGACCCTGAGAAGGAATTGAGGAGATATCTTGTTCTAACAATGTGAATATCCTTgattaattaatcattttaatgtaGAACTTTATTAACATTCTCATTTTagtttcttgttattttcttttgtctgaaaACATTCTAGCGGATAAATCAATGGATAGAGCAAATCACTCTGTGGTGTCAGAGTTTGTGTTCTTGGGACTCACCGATTCCTGGGAGATCCAACTTCTCCTCTTGGTGTTCTCCTCTACGTTTTATGTGGCAAGCATGATGGGAAACTCCCTCATAATGCTCACTGTGATTTCTGACCCTCACTTACACTCCCCCATGTACTTTCTGCTGGCCAACCTCTCCTTCATTGACCTGGGAGTTTCTTGTGTCATTTCTCCGAAGATGATTTATGACCTTTTCAGAAAGCGTAAGGTCATCTCCTTTGGTGGCTGCATCGCTCAAATCTTCTTCATCCACGTCATTGGTGGCGTGGAGATGGTGCTGCTCATCGCCATGGCCTTTGACAGATATGTTGCCATATGCAAGCCTCTGCACTATTTGACTATTATGaactgaaaaatgtgtattttgcttaCAGTTGCTGCCTGGGTAATTGGCTTGACCCACTCTGTGATTCAACTGGTTTTTGTAATAACATTGCCATTCTGTGGCCCTAATGTGTTAGACAGCTTTTATTGTGACTTTCCTCGGTTCATCAGACTTGCCTGCACAGACACCTACCGTCTAGAGTTCATGGTCATAGCCAACAGTGGGTTCATATCTCTGGGATCATTCTTCATATTGATTGTCTCGTACATTTCTATCCTGATCACTGTTCGGAAACACTCTTCAGCAGGCACAACTAAGGCCCTCTCCACTTTGTCAACTCATGTCATGGTGGTGATTCTGTTCTTTGGCCCTTGCATCTTTGTTTATATCTGGCCTCACCCCACCTCACACCTAGACAAAAATCTTGCTGTTTTTGATGCAGTTCTCACTCCTTTTTTTAACTCAGTCATCTATACATTCAGGAACAAAGAGATGAAAGTGGCAATGAGGAAAGTGTGTAGTCGGTTTATTATTTATAGAAGGATTTCTTAAATGACACAAGTATTACAAAATTTCCTTACTGACTTGAAGTAACATTACATATCTATAGTTTGAATACCAGGTTCCACGTACCTTACTACCACTGAGTTGTCCCAGATTAAAATAACAAGGGTCTTAAAAAATCTTAACTGAGAGTTTGTGTTGCTGCCTATGGTTGGTTGAAGGAAGCATGTGGTGTAAAAACAAGTAGCTCCCAGAGAAGGACAATTGCTTGTCTCTCGGGAGACATTACCTTGATGAATTTACTGTGGTCTAGAATTCAAAATTGTGTCTCTTCAGTGTCTGAGTGTGTTACATAAGGGAATGCTGATTGACACTAAATAAATTGATCCTAGATAGAAATATATACGTATGTCAAGGTGTCGTTTGATTAATTTGCTGTAAAAGATCAGCAAGTGGTCTGAACTTTCATGTAAGCCTAATTGATTAATTCAGTGAAGGGAAATGTATGAGAAGTCAAGTGATGGTAAGGACATTAATGAGGAGGGAGACGGAGTAAGAGGAGTCAGCTGGACACTCAAATAATCACATgagattttgatgcctttgaggATAGGCCTGCCatcagaagtagaaaaataatggATCCTTAGGCCAGACCGCCTTTCTGTCGGACAGAGCTGGTTGGTCTCACAAGATTTACCTTTTGACTTTTGTTTGTACTCTGTTTCAGACTATCTAACTCCTATGTTCTTTAAGATTCgttctcatttttgtttgtaaCTAGCCaggttcttcctttttcttcttctgaaataaTACTATTCCCATTGCATTTACAGGGTTTGAGTCATTGCAAGCTAAGTTTTAGTTTTGGAGGTGTTTTGTATATGACTGTATTATATTCTATAAGAATGTGGGATTTGCATACATGGATTTAGAAATTTCAGTTCATATCCATTTTAACAGAGAAgaattaatgtgatgtatcacactgattgatttgcgaatgtggaaccagccctgcagcccaggaatgaatccaacttgatcatggtgaataattctttttatatgctgttgaaatCGATTTGGTAgtgtcttattgagaatttttgcatccatagtcatcagggatattggcctgtagttctctttttttgctgggtctctgtctggtttaggaatcaaagtaatgctggcttcatagaatgagtctggatgtttccttccctttctatttttttggagcagcttgaaaaggataggtattatctctgcttcaaatatctggtagaattccccagggaagccatctggtcctggactcttacctgtttggagatttttgataactgattcaatttctttgcttgttatgggtctgtttaaattttctatttcttcctgtttgagttttggcagtgtgtgggtgcttaggaatttgtccatttcttccaggttgttcagtttgttggcatataagttttGATAGTATTAGCTgacaattgcttgtatttctgagggattgtaataattccattttcattcatgattttatctatttggataatctcccttttctttttgagaaatctggctataggtttatcaattttgtttattttatgaaaaatcaaactcttggtttcattgatccgttctacaggtttttttttttttttagcttctgtattgtttatttttgctctgatctttattatttctcttcttcggctgggtttggggtgtctttgctgttctgcttctatttcctttaggtgtgctgttagattttcttttgggatttctcttgtttcttgagataggcctggattgcaatttATTTTCCTGTCAGGACTGCCttggctgcatcccaaagcgtttggattattgcattttcatttacatttgtttccatataatttttaatttcttctctaattgcctggttgacccattcattcttttatttatttatttatttaaaaaaattttttttttaacatttatttatttttgagacagagagagacagagcatgaacgggggagggtcagagagagggagacacagaatccgaaacaggctccacgctctgagctgtcagcacagagcccgatgtggggcttgaacccacggaccatgagatcatgacctgagccgaagtcggccgcctaaccgactgagccacccaggcgccccttgacccattcattctttagtggggtgttctttaacctccatgcttttggaggttttccagactttttcctgtgattcattacaagcttcatagcattgtggtctgaaggtatgcatggtataatgtcaattcttgtatacttatgaagggctgttttgtgacccagtatgtgatctatcttggcgaatgttccatgtgcacttgagaagaaagaatattctgttgctttgggatgcagagttgtaaatatgtctgtcaagtccatctgatccaatgtatcattcagggcccttgtttctttattgatcctgtgtctagatgatctatccattgtcgTAAGTGGAggattaaagtcccctgcagtgaccatattcttatcaataaggttgcttatgtttgtgagtaattgttttgtatatttgggagCTCCTGTATTTGGTACAGAGACCTctataattattagctcttcctgatggatagtccctgtaattattatataatgcccttcttcatctcttgttacaacctttaatttaaagtctagtttgtctgacataagtatggctattccagctttctttggacttccagtagcatgatagatctCCATGacctcactttcagtctgaaggtgtcctcaggtctaaaatgagtctcttgtagacaccaaattgatgggtcttgtgtttttatccattctgataacctgtgttttggttggagcatttagtccatttacattcagtgttattatagaaagatatgggtttagagtcattgtgatgtctgtaggtttcatgcttgtagtgatgtctctggtactttgtggtccttgcagcATTTCACtgacagaatcccccttaggatctcttgtagggctggtttagtggtgacgaattccttcagtttttgtttgtttgggaagacctttatatctccttctattcttaatgacagacttgctgcataaaggattctcggctgcatattttttctgttcatcatgttgaagatttcctgccactcctttctggcctgccaagtttcagtagagagatcggtcacgagtcttataggtctccctttatatgttagagcacgtttatctctagctgctttcagaattttctctttatccttgtattttgccagtttgactatgatatgttgtgcagaggatcaattcaagttacgtctgaagggagttctctgtgcctcttggatttcaatgcctttttccttccccagttcagggaagttctcagctattatttcttcaagtacaccttcagcacctttccctctctcttcctcctctggaataccaattatgcgtatattatttgtctttagtgcatcacttagttctctaaatttcccctcatactcctggattttttatctttttctcaccttcatctttttccataattttatcttctaattcaccttttctctcctatgcctcttcaatccgagctgtagttgtttctattttattttgcagctcattgatagcattttttagcttctcctggctgttccttagtcccttgatctctgtagcaagaggtTCTCTGCTGGTCTTTATACCGTTTTCAAgtccagtgattaattttatgactataattccaaattcactttctgttatattgtttaaatcctttatgatcagttcgttagctgtcattatttcctggagattcttttgtggggaattcttccatttcttcattttgggtagtccctggagtggtgcgggactacaggacacttcccctgtgctgtcttgaataacttgcattggtgggcggggctgcagtcagacttgatgtctgcccccagcccaccgctggggccacagtcagactggtgtgtgccttctcttcccctctcctaggggcaggattcactgtggggtggtgtggcccttctgggctacttgcacactgccaggcttgtggtgctggggatctgtcACATTAGCTGGGGTGGTTTGGCAATGTGCAcgggtgtgggaggggcaggctcagctcacttttcctttggagatccgcttagggaggggccctgcagcactgggagggagtcagaactgccagagggatggatccacagaagcacagagttgggtgtttgtgtggtgcaagcaagttccctggcaggaactggttccctttgggctTTTGGcagggggatgggcgagggagatggcgctggtgagcgcctttgttccctgccaagctgagctctgtcgtccggagCTCAACAACTTGTCCTCCCGTTGTCCTCTAGCCTTCctgttctccaagcagagctgttagcttataaccttccagatgtcaagtccctcttggtgtcggaacacactccatccggcctctccgcttttgcaagccagactcgggggctctgcttggccggcaggccgcccctcctccccggctccgTCCCGCCAGTTCGTGGAGCGCGCACcgactctctgcccttcctaccctcttctgtgggcctctcgtctgagcttcgctccggagactccgttttGCTAGACTTCTGGTGGTTTTCCGGGTTATTTAGgcggtgtaggtggaatctaagtgattagCAGGACGCACGGTAAGCCCgagtcctcctacgccaccatcttcccaggatccaaaaaaattttttaatgtttattattttttttgagagatagaggacagagcatgagcagggaaggggcagagagagagggagacacagaatctgaagcaggctccagactctgagctgtcagcacagagcttgatgctggGCTCTAACCcgtgaatcacgagatcatgacctgagtggaaactggatactcaactgactgagccacccaggcgccccatctgtggAAGTTTCAaattctgactttttatttttttctttattgtggctAAGTTTTATTCTTAGTTCTTTTCCATTCGAACACGTAATGAATATTCATAAacatgtatttctaaaataatttatccaccttaaaattatttttggtggaAATAATAGGATGGGATCTAAAGTTTTCAAATCTGCTTGCTAATTTTCTCAGCACTGTTTGGTGAGTAATCATTTCCCTTCCGATGTATAACCATTTGATACtacattattatataaaatacagtCCTGGTGTCTTCTGAGATCCAGAATACTATGTAATATATCTAATGGCATCTCTCATTTATCCTTTGACTGAAGAGACACAAAATGGTACTTGTGATCAGCACTGAAAACTCCATTTCCTTAGACTATCATCTATCCAGGCATGAAACCAAGAAACCCAGTTGTGATTCTCATTCTTTCCCTATAATTTAACCTCCACCTTcccttttcaatttttcattcatGCAGCAAGTATCAGGTGCCAACTGAGTGCCAGGCATTACTGTATGCATTTTgaatatctcaataaattaaaatatgtacatgtaatatatattatatattaatatatattaaatagataaaaatatacatataaaatgtgtgaaacataatatatataaatatataatttatatataaaatacataataacatgtattaatgtatatttaatatatattaatacagaaaatattaaacgtatataaaatacatacatatttatgtacataaattacatattttattattatgtataaattatatacataaatatatgataaatatacacataatatataagtaaaatatgtaatgtctataaagtatatacaaaaaatatttacataattagatatataaatataataaattatatatattatatgtattatgtttgtatattataaatatactatatataatataaacttttaaaaatatataatttatatataaatatatacatatacaaaacaaatatatatttgtacatttaatatatataaaataagtaaaacattaaacatatataaaactattcataaataaatatacataaagtttatttacataattttttcatttttatgtatatgtaagttatatatatatttatatataattccgACTCTTGTGCACCTatccagataataaatattaagcaaaataaacaagttcTAAAGAAAGTTAACAGGAAATAAGTGCAATAGCAATATAATAGGGAAGGTTAAAGTGCATCTGAAAGTGCAGAGTTGTGGGCAGTGTGTTGCACTTCCCATCAGGGCACTTAGGGTGTTGGCATCAGTGGGAAGGTGTCCTTGAGTAAAGATTTGATACAGGAAAGTGAATTATCATTGTAAATGTCAGGAGGAAAGTTCATCCCAGGCAGAGGGTATAGTCAGTGCAAAGGCCTAAAGTGCTTGGTTGTATTCAAGAAACAGCAAGAAGGCCAGTCAGTGCAAAAAGAGGAGAATAGTAGAATATTTGCATCGGTAAAGTGAGGCCAAATCATGTAGGATTCTGTAAACCATTGTTAACAGGAAACGGGGTACCATTGGAGGATTCTGAGCAGAGAGGTGACATGATGCCACTTAGATTTAGAATTAACTTTATGACTCGTTGTACTTCTAAGAATAGTCTACAGAAAGTGGTGCAGTGGCCTAAGCAATGGTACATTAAGTAGTGTGTTGCAGGAATTAAGGGGAGAGGGGAATGTCGGCGTGAGCAGCAATGCAAATGGTAAGATGTGGTGAGCTTTTGAAGGGTTAGCTAACACAATTTGCCAGGTGGAGGATACTGGATTTTAGAGAAGTGActctagtttgtttgtttgtttgttcatttattgattGATATAAACCACTGGAGAGATGAAGGCATAGTAACCAACTTTAACAAGCCTGAGCTCAATTTTGTGCACATTACATTTAAGATGTTTATTGGATATCCAAGTGGAAATGTAAAGTAGGTACCTGGATAAGCAAGTGTGATATATAGGGTAGAAATAGGAGCAAGAGATTGATACACAGATGCTCTTTAAAGGCATGGTACTAGATGAGAAAATTTAGAGCATGAAAATAGATGGAAAAGACATGAGCCCTGGTTTTCTTAGACATCAAGAGCTCAGAGACCGGATAACAACTTATGGAGAGTAAAGAGGAGCCACCAGTGATGAAAAGGAAAGACCAGGA
The sequence above is a segment of the Panthera leo isolate Ple1 chromosome B3, P.leo_Ple1_pat1.1, whole genome shotgun sequence genome. Coding sequences within it:
- the LOC122222248 gene encoding LOW QUALITY PROTEIN: olfactory receptor 4F3/4F16/4F29-like (The sequence of the model RefSeq protein was modified relative to this genomic sequence to represent the inferred CDS: substituted 1 base at 1 genomic stop codon), with amino-acid sequence MDRANHSVVSEFVFLGLTDSWEIQLLLLVFSSTFYVASMMGNSLIMLTVISDPHLHSPMYFLLANLSFIDLGVSCVISPKMIYDLFRKRKVISFGGCIAQIFFIHVIGGVEMVLLIAMAFDRYVAICKPLHYLTIMNXKMCILLTVAAWVIGLTHSVIQLVFVITLPFCGPNVLDSFYCDFPRFIRLACTDTYRLEFMVIANSGFISLGSFFILIVSYISILITVRKHSSAGTTKALSTLSTHVMVVILFFGPCIFVYIWPHPTSHLDKNLAVFDAVLTPFFNSVIYTFRNKEMKVAMRKVCSRFIIYRRIS